AATGATCCCTGAGCACTCATAGTTTTTAGTAACTAGCGATTCTAGTCCCCAGATAATCCCGAATTTTTCTTTTATCCATGTAGTTACTCTATCATATTCATCAATGCTTATTTCTCTAACAACATATCCTTCCCTGCTAATTCTTTCTTGTAGCCAGAGTGCTTCTAATGGAACATAGTATTCATCCATGTCAACATAATAATTTACAACTTTGCTCTCCAACTTATAGCCTTTCTCAAATAATTTCTTATTTATTATCTCATATCTACGATCTATTCCTGGAGCAAAGTAGAATGGTGCATATCCATATATGTGTATGGTCTTTTTATTGTTTCTCCTAGCATAATCTTCAACATAATCTATTATATTCTCTAGATACTCTTCTTTTCCTGGAACAACACCCAACAATTTTAACCATAAATGATCAGTATAGTTCTTTAATACACCTAGGACAGACTTAGTTTTCTCTTTTAAATATGTTAGATAAGCTACCCCTATAACTTCATTGTTTTCAGTGAAAAAGAAGAATTCATTATTTGAATGATTAGGATCCAGTTCTATGGTTCTCCTATAAAGCTCTATATCTATGTGGTCATAAACGAATATCTCGTTTAGAATCTCTAATACTTCTTTATTGCTTAAACCCATCTCGTTCAATGTATAGATTTCCAGCCCCAAAAGATCACCTAGTGTTTTATGAGTAGTGTTTAGCCATTTCTTCGTTTCCAGGCATTTTCAATAGATCATCTATTGTTTCCTCTACTTGTCTAGTAGACTTGGTTCTCGGATCATATATTAGCCACTCAAATAACTTATCTCTACCGCCTTCTAGAAAGGCTTCTAGAGCCCATTCCATTCTCATCATCCTGGGATATATAACGTATTTCTGTATCTTTGATGGTAATGGAGAAAATGTTTTTCTATGAACACCTTTATCATCGATTACTGCCGGCATTTCAACGGCTACGTTATCGGGTATACCAGGTATTGATCCATTGTTTAATACATTGACTTGAAAAGTCCTAGGTGTGCCTGTCACCATGGAATCAATTATTTCAATAACTTGTTCACCACTAGGTTTAGGCGGGAATAATAGTGTTAAGGGTCTTGATGCATTAGTTATAGCTTTGTAGATTTCGTATAATCTCATTTTTAGATAAGCAATATACATTGCCCAGCCTATTTCAGAGTCTGGGCCTCCATATGGTCCGTACCATTTCTTCTTTGTTTCCAGGTTCCAGTGATATTTCCATGTTCCTCCTCTAACAGTATCTCCTATTGGGAGCAAGCCATAGTTTCTATACATGTCTATAGCTGCTGGGGATAAGTCTATGTCGAAGGGATTAGCTGTTGTTTCCCTCCATTTCTTCCAGTACTTTTCAGCTTCTGTCACTATCCATTTATCCAGGAATTTATAGCCGTCTTCGCCGTCTACTTTGAATTTTGTTAGCCAAATTACATGATTGAACCCGATCATTTCAGCTTCTACTTTATCCTGGGGAAGTTTTAGTTCACGTATAACATTTTTAATCCCCATGTGTCCATGGCATAAGCCGATTATTTTCACTTTTGTTTTTCTACTAATTAGGGTTGCTAATTCAAATACTGGATTAGCGACATCAAACAACCACGCGTTTGGAGCATACTCCTCTATATCCCTTGCAATACTCATGGCGAGTTTGAACTGGTAGTATCCCCAAATAGTATGGTAATCGCTCACCATATTCCATTCAACACTATTTATTCCTCTATAGTATCCGTGTTTCTCACTGATCTCCCTCATTCTCTCATAATATGAATGACCCATAGCCATAGCACTATTTATTACGAAATCAGCATCCTTGATCGCTTCTACCCTATCAGTAGTCGTGTGGAAATTTACTGTTGAATGTATTTCTTCAGCATATCTCTTAGCAAATCCATATACAAGCTTTAACCGGTCAAGATCAATATCCATGAGATACACGTCTGCATTGGCTAAGCTTTTCTTCAACATTATATCTATTAATACAGGAATAGACCATACTGCAGAACCAGC
This is a stretch of genomic DNA from Staphylothermus hellenicus DSM 12710. It encodes these proteins:
- a CDS encoding GNAT family N-acetyltransferase; protein product: MGLEIYTLNEMGLSNKEVLEILNEIFVYDHIDIELYRRTIELDPNHSNNEFFFFTENNEVIGVAYLTYLKEKTKSVLGVLKNYTDHLWLKLLGVVPGKEEYLENIIDYVEDYARRNNKKTIHIYGYAPFYFAPGIDRRYEIINKKLFEKGYKLESKVVNYYVDMDEYYVPLEALWLQERISREGYVVREISIDEYDRVTTWIKEKFGIIWGLESLVTKNYECSGIIIVENKEGEIIGFNTYGASAPYRYGPVGVWEKYRGRGFGKILLHYTLNKMKKLGLYIVEIPWTTHLFYYAGVPGLCRIRMFNVYVKKIG
- a CDS encoding alpha-glucosidase/alpha-galactosidase yields the protein MFVVEKALPESSRIKIGIIGAGSAVWSIPVLIDIMLKKSLANADVYLMDIDLDRLKLVYGFAKRYAEEIHSTVNFHTTTDRVEAIKDADFVINSAMAMGHSYYERMREISEKHGYYRGINSVEWNMVSDYHTIWGYYQFKLAMSIARDIEEYAPNAWLFDVANPVFELATLISRKTKVKIIGLCHGHMGIKNVIRELKLPQDKVEAEMIGFNHVIWLTKFKVDGEDGYKFLDKWIVTEAEKYWKKWRETTANPFDIDLSPAAIDMYRNYGLLPIGDTVRGGTWKYHWNLETKKKWYGPYGGPDSEIGWAMYIAYLKMRLYEIYKAITNASRPLTLLFPPKPSGEQVIEIIDSMVTGTPRTFQVNVLNNGSIPGIPDNVAVEMPAVIDDKGVHRKTFSPLPSKIQKYVIYPRMMRMEWALEAFLEGGRDKLFEWLIYDPRTKSTRQVEETIDDLLKMPGNEEMAKHYS